A window of the Artemia franciscana chromosome 3, ASM3288406v1, whole genome shotgun sequence genome harbors these coding sequences:
- the LOC136025471 gene encoding uncharacterized protein LOC136025471: MDSQLSCHKKGKRNSAANYRPISITSSVVKVIEGIINDTVIKHLEKNGIIQHSQHGFQSGRSVDTNLWQYYNLVTDLIDKGIPVEVVLFDVAKAFDKVRHRRLIVKLHTARTNNRVVGRIKAFLAERTPTGQNIHISWNADLFKFIAIQEWCFQGTILCPTLFYIFINDAPSVVHDYLTLYADDLKLIGGIRNQLDADVYQRDINKLNNWANAWLLSFNTSKYHVLHFGKKNLRFGCTLNDLPLEVLPKDRDLGVLVDKKLKFDSHAAIAASSANQTLGTIKRTISSRSPVVMTTLYKALV; encoded by the exons ATGGATTCTCAGCTTTCT tgccacaaaaaggggaaaagaaattctgcTGCAAATTATAGGCCAATCAGTATTACCTCTTCTGTTgtcaaagtgattgaagggaTAATTAATGACACTGTTATTAAACATCTTGAAAAGAATGGCATCATTCAACATTCTCAACATGGTTTCCAAAGTGGTAGATCTGTTGACACAAATTTATGGCAGTATTACAATCTTGTtacagatctaatagacaaggGAATTCCTGTTGAAGTTGTCCTCTTTGACGTAGCCAAAGCCTTTGATAAGGTCCGCCACAGGAGACTGATTGTCAAGTTACATACTGCAAGAACAAACAATCGAGTTGTTGGAAGGATTAAAGCATTCCTTGCTGAAAGGACTCCAACAGGTCAGAATATTCACATCTCATGGAATGCTGATTTATTCAAATTCATTGCCATTCAAGAGTGGTGTTTTCAGGGTACTATCCTTTGCCCTACcctcttctatatttttattaatgatgccCCTAGTGTAGTACACGATTATCTAACTttatatgcagatgatttaaaACTCATTGGTGGTATCAGAAACCAGCTTGATGCAGATGTTTATCAACGTGATATAAACAAGCTTAATAATTGGGCAAATGCCTGGTTATTGAGCTTCAACACATCTAAATACCATGTccttcattttggaaaaaaaaacttacgttTTGGGTGCACTCTCAATGACCTACCACTTGAGGTTCTTCCCAAGGATAGAGATCTGGGTGTCTTGGTTGATAAGAAACTCAAATTTGATTCTCATGCTGCTATTGCTGCTTCATCAGCTAACCAGACCCTAGGAACAATAAAGAGAACCATCAGCAGCCGCTCTCCAGTAGTAATGACAACCTTATATAAAGCACTTGTTTGA